The Branchiostoma lanceolatum isolate klBraLanc5 chromosome 10, klBraLanc5.hap2, whole genome shotgun sequence genome has a window encoding:
- the LOC136443064 gene encoding NADH dehydrogenase [ubiquinone] 1 beta subcomplex subunit 5, mitochondrial-like codes for MAANFLRLLQRGGFQFHFSPKGGIQNSLQLRVSPKNCKGQKRNITGNPERYPGADFNYPKPNKFFWATPPRYHEKLFLRDVAKYYALTGIPALIIIMFINTFIGPAELSEIPEDYEPEEYEYHEHPITRFIVRNMMTPYQENYEKMCAKIALETEKMEWRQKQKMVNYLMQERGDGLYYYIPMTPTEVIDYSPKSDPDQ; via the exons atggcggcgaatTTTCTCCGACTCTTGCAGAGGGGAGGTTTTCAGTTTCATTTCTCACCTAAAGGTGGGATCCAGAACAGCCTGCAACTAAGAGTTAGTCCCAAGAACTGCAAAG GTCAAAAGCGTAACATTACAGGTAACCCAGAGAGGTACCCAGGGGCAGACTTCAACTACCCTAAACCAAATAAGTTTTTCTGGGCTACACCACCAAGGTACCACGAGAAACTCTTCCTGAGAGATGTG GCTAAATACTATGCCCTGACTGGTATCCCAgcgctcatcatcatcatgttcatCAATACCTTTATTG GACCAGCAGAGCTGTCAGAGATACCTGAAGATTATGAACCAGAAGAGTATGAGTACCAtgag CACCCCATCACACGGTTCATAGTGCGTAACATGATGACGCCCTACCAAGAGAACTATGAGAAGATGTGTGCAAAGATCGCCTTGGAGACAGAGAAGATGGAGTGGAG GCAAAAACAGAAGATGGTGAACTACCTGATGCAGGAGCGAGGGGACGGATTGTACTACTACATCCCCATGACCCCTACTGAGGTCATCGACTACTCACCCAAGAGTGACCCTGACCAATGA